Proteins encoded in a region of the Gordonia crocea genome:
- a CDS encoding DUF1254 domain-containing protein — MKRVGIVATLTAATLAIAACQSDGEPAETSGARTPLQFREIAKQAYIYGLPLVDSYRIQHSYFADKANPQYKGDWNTLHSIARVFTPADTTVQTPNSDTPYSFIGADLRAEPLVLTVPKIDANRYYSLQFIDAYTYDYHYVGSRTTGNDGGKYLLAGPGWNGEKPAGIDEVIRADTDFSLIIYRTQLFDPADLDNVKRIQAGYKVQPLSAFTGKPAATAPPVDFITPLTVEEQRTSPRFFEILGFVLKYAPVFPDEKALRERFASIGIGPDGGFNPDTLSPEQLQAVKDGMADALAELATFQTDELNTGKVTSADLFGTHAELGDNYLYRMAGSVLGIYGNVAKEALYPVVANDSTKAPLSGAHSYTLRFAPGQLPPVHSFWSITMYRMPQSLLVANPIDRYLVNSPMLPGLIKDPDGGVTLHVQNQSPGKDKEANWLPAPEGPFQMILRLYWPKKPALDGEWKTPQAVKQ, encoded by the coding sequence ATGAAGCGTGTTGGGATTGTCGCCACTCTCACCGCCGCGACCCTCGCCATCGCCGCCTGCCAAAGCGATGGTGAGCCGGCGGAGACCTCCGGAGCTCGGACACCCCTACAATTCCGCGAAATCGCCAAACAGGCCTACATCTATGGATTGCCGTTGGTCGACAGCTATCGCATCCAACACTCCTACTTCGCCGACAAGGCAAACCCGCAGTACAAAGGCGATTGGAACACACTGCACAGCATCGCCCGGGTCTTCACTCCGGCCGACACCACCGTTCAGACCCCCAACTCCGACACGCCGTACTCGTTCATCGGTGCCGATCTGCGCGCCGAGCCCCTCGTGCTGACCGTCCCCAAGATCGACGCGAACCGCTACTACTCGCTGCAGTTCATCGACGCCTACACCTACGACTACCACTACGTCGGCAGCCGCACCACCGGCAATGACGGTGGTAAGTATCTGCTGGCCGGTCCCGGCTGGAATGGCGAGAAGCCCGCGGGCATCGACGAGGTGATCCGGGCCGACACCGACTTCTCGTTGATCATCTACCGGACCCAACTGTTCGATCCAGCCGACCTGGACAACGTCAAGCGAATCCAGGCCGGGTACAAGGTGCAGCCGTTATCAGCCTTCACCGGCAAGCCGGCGGCCACGGCCCCGCCCGTCGACTTCATCACGCCGCTGACCGTCGAAGAGCAGCGAACCTCACCGAGGTTCTTCGAGATCCTTGGTTTCGTCCTCAAGTACGCCCCCGTGTTCCCCGACGAGAAGGCGCTGCGCGAGCGCTTCGCCTCCATCGGCATCGGACCCGACGGCGGATTCAACCCCGACACACTGAGTCCCGAACAGTTGCAGGCCGTCAAGGATGGCATGGCCGATGCCCTGGCCGAGTTGGCGACATTCCAGACCGACGAGCTCAACACCGGCAAGGTCACCTCCGCGGACCTGTTCGGCACGCACGCCGAACTCGGCGACAACTACCTCTACCGGATGGCCGGCTCGGTGCTCGGCATCTACGGCAACGTCGCAAAAGAAGCCCTCTACCCCGTTGTCGCCAACGATTCGACGAAAGCTCCACTGTCCGGCGCCCACTCCTACACCTTGCGCTTCGCCCCCGGCCAGCTGCCGCCGGTCCATTCGTTCTGGTCGATCACCATGTACCGGATGCCCCAGAGTCTGCTCGTGGCCAATCCGATCGACCGCTACCTGGTCAACTCGCCGATGCTGCCCGGCCTGATCAAGGATCCCGACGGAGGCGTCACGCTGCACGTGCAGAACCAGTCGCCCGGCAAGGACAAGGAGGCCAACTGGCTCCCCGCGCCCGAAGGCCCGTTCCAGATGATCCTGCGGTTGTACTGGCCGAAGAAGCCGGCCCTCGACGGTGAGTGGAAGACTCCACAGGCCGTGAAGCAGTGA
- a CDS encoding AraC family transcriptional regulator translates to MLLIRGSSLSGFDTLVGDCGGDAVALLAAAGVDPGDVGDHERFIVCRNAVLAVETAAAVLDVADFGRRLADLQSIDILGPVGVAARTAGTVGEALGIFDTYMDTYSAAILAQVGPGPDDGLARFEYSFLMDPAPPQAQSIELALGLTLRVFRTLLGTAYRPVAVHLPHSALGLPSSYRYYFGCSPRFDEPVAGFTVRAADLERPLGRDPLVHQVAMNYLVDVMAHRERAIVGSVRSVLRQLLPTRRLNIDLVAGQFNLHPKALQRRLAAEGTSLAELVDQTRRDIAERLLVGSDLSVAQVARQLGYTEQSTLTRACRRWFDASPTELRARG, encoded by the coding sequence ATGCTGCTGATCCGGGGTTCGAGTCTGAGCGGCTTCGACACGCTCGTCGGCGACTGTGGCGGGGATGCCGTAGCACTACTAGCGGCGGCCGGTGTCGACCCCGGCGATGTCGGGGACCACGAACGGTTCATTGTCTGTAGGAATGCCGTGTTGGCCGTGGAGACTGCGGCTGCGGTTCTCGATGTTGCGGACTTCGGTCGCCGACTCGCCGATCTGCAGAGCATCGACATCCTCGGACCGGTGGGCGTCGCGGCCCGCACCGCCGGCACCGTCGGTGAGGCGCTGGGGATCTTCGACACCTATATGGACACCTACAGCGCTGCGATTCTCGCCCAGGTCGGGCCCGGCCCCGACGATGGGCTGGCGCGATTCGAGTACAGCTTCCTGATGGATCCCGCGCCGCCGCAGGCCCAATCCATCGAGCTCGCACTCGGTCTCACCCTTCGCGTCTTCCGGACCCTCCTGGGGACCGCGTATCGACCGGTGGCGGTGCACCTTCCGCATTCGGCGCTGGGCTTGCCGTCGTCGTATCGCTACTACTTCGGCTGCTCGCCGCGATTTGATGAGCCGGTCGCCGGCTTCACCGTTCGGGCAGCGGATCTGGAGCGGCCGTTGGGGCGCGACCCGCTGGTCCACCAGGTGGCCATGAACTACCTCGTCGACGTCATGGCACACCGGGAACGTGCGATTGTGGGCTCGGTCCGCAGCGTCCTGCGGCAGTTACTCCCGACCCGCAGGCTCAACATCGATCTGGTCGCCGGCCAGTTCAACCTGCATCCGAAGGCTCTGCAGCGGCGCCTCGCCGCCGAGGGGACGAGCCTGGCGGAGTTGGTGGACCAGACCCGGCGCGACATCGCCGAGCGGTTGCTCGTCGGGTCGGACTTGTCGGTCGCACAGGTGGCCCGGCAGCTCGGCTATACCGAGCAGAGCACGTTGACGCGCGCCTGCCGGCGTTGGTTCGATGCGAGCCCGACGGAGCTGCGCGCGCGAGGATGA
- a CDS encoding ferredoxin reductase produces MNWRERFEEPVRGVNARHRASQWVRAAAARITTPLLPDDYLHLANPLWSARELRGRVVSVRRETADSATIEIKPGWGFSFDYQPGQYLGIGVAVGGRWIWRSYSLTSAPDLAEQQQTVSITVKAMPEGFLSSHLVTGLKPGTIVRLAAPAGEFVLPEPLPATLLFLTAGSGITPIISMLRTVEHRGQRTDIVLVHSAPTADDVLFADELAGYADRGITVHLHQTRRDGRLTPDGIGALCPDWAQRETWACGPGGFLDLVSGMFDDAGVRDHLHLERFALERGAAGEQGGTVSFTRSGKTATIDGATTILEAGEAAGVLMPFGCRMGICQSCVVPVEAGVVRDLRTGVEHVAGERIQTCVSAAAGDCSLDV; encoded by the coding sequence ATGAATTGGCGTGAACGATTCGAAGAGCCGGTGCGCGGCGTCAACGCGCGCCACCGCGCGTCGCAGTGGGTGCGCGCCGCCGCCGCCCGGATCACCACCCCCCTGCTGCCCGACGATTACCTGCACCTGGCCAACCCGCTGTGGTCGGCGCGCGAACTGCGCGGCCGAGTCGTCTCGGTGCGCCGCGAGACCGCGGACTCGGCGACCATCGAGATCAAACCCGGATGGGGCTTCTCCTTCGACTACCAGCCCGGGCAGTACCTCGGCATCGGCGTCGCCGTGGGCGGGCGCTGGATCTGGCGCTCCTACTCGCTCACCTCCGCACCGGACCTCGCCGAACAGCAGCAAACGGTCTCCATCACGGTCAAGGCGATGCCCGAGGGGTTCCTCTCCTCCCACCTGGTGACCGGGCTCAAGCCGGGCACCATCGTCCGCCTCGCCGCCCCCGCCGGCGAATTCGTCCTGCCCGAGCCGCTACCTGCCACCCTCCTCTTCCTCACCGCCGGCAGCGGCATCACCCCGATCATCTCGATGCTGCGAACGGTCGAGCACCGCGGCCAGCGCACCGACATCGTGCTGGTCCACTCCGCCCCCACCGCCGACGACGTCCTCTTCGCCGACGAGCTGGCCGGCTATGCCGACCGCGGGATCACCGTCCACCTCCACCAGACCCGCCGCGACGGCCGCCTCACCCCCGACGGGATCGGCGCCCTGTGCCCGGATTGGGCCCAGCGCGAGACCTGGGCGTGCGGTCCCGGCGGCTTCCTCGACCTGGTGTCCGGGATGTTCGACGACGCCGGCGTGCGCGACCACCTGCACCTCGAGCGCTTCGCCCTCGAACGCGGCGCCGCCGGTGAGCAGGGCGGGACGGTCTCGTTCACCCGCAGCGGCAAGACCGCGACGATCGACGGGGCGACCACGATCCTCGAGGCCGGTGAGGCGGCCGGCGTGCTCATGCCCTTCGGCTGCCGGATGGGGATCTGCCAGAGCTGTGTCGTCCCGGTCGAGGCCGGCGTCGTCCGCGACCTGCGCACCGGCGTCGAGCATGTGGCCGGCGAGCGCATCCAGACCTGTGTGTCCGCCGCGGCCGGCGACTGCTCGCTCGACGTCTGA